A part of Fusarium oxysporum Fo47 chromosome III, complete sequence genomic DNA contains:
- a CDS encoding uncharacterized protein (expressed protein), with amino-acid sequence MVIGLALQPYGMSRLARPLRALFDLPAQSTEFYSTLSYPNTFPTHDVTNSYIFTPNTPLSKSSLPSLRQLTQANNSHSLAATLCRKERRPCHSVSSYQRGPVFTTTFSSFLSLHCWPALSFLLCCIFTSLYTTDQRAVIPLQDDRHQLDICCHNGSREVQTYSSFSHSWRIDMVSRCGEDEDNQTCELKDHFANLQGLVQGIRSQPDPFLLLWDPTFSPCYRPANWCSRVTCASVVV; translated from the coding sequence ATGGTGATAGGACTCGCTCTTCAGCCTTATGGAATGAGCAGGCTCGCGCGGCCTTTAAGAGCGCTATTTGACTTACCTGCCCAATCCACTGAGTTTTACTCAACTTTATCCTACCCTAACACTTTTCCGACTCACGATGTCACTAATTCTTACATCTTCACACCAAATACTCCTCTTTCAAAATCATCACTTCCCTCACTCCGTCAACTTACTCAAGCCAATAACTCACACTCCCTCGCAGCAACTCTATGCAGGAAGGAGAGGCGGCCATGTCATAGTGTTTCAAGTTACCAAAGGGGCCCAGTTTTCACCACGACATTCTCATCTTTTCTATCTCTGCATTGCTGGCCTGCTCTTTCATTTCTCTTGTGCTGTATCTTCACTTCGTTATATACGACAGACCAAAGGGCAGTTATACCACTACAGGATGACCGACATCAGTTGGACATCTGCTGTCACAATGGATCTAGAGAAGTACAGACTTACTCCTCGTTTTCCCACTCCTGGCGCATAGATATGGTGTCTCGATGtggcgaggatgaggacAACCAAACTTGTGAGCTGAAAGACCACTTCGCTAATTTACAAGGTCTTGTCCAAGGCATCAGGTCTCAGCCTGACCCCTTCCTTCTGCTCTGGGATCCGACTTTCAGTCCTTGCTACAGACCAGCGAACTGGTGCTCTAGGGTTACTTGTGCGAGTGTTGTCGTGTAG